From the Streptomyces sp. Sge12 genome, the window CGGTAGATGCCGGCCATGGCGGCGACGCAGGCGCCGCTGCGCCGGTCGAGCATCGGCAGCAGCCGGTAGCCCTCGGCGAACAGGGCCCGGGCGCGGCGGACTTCGTGGTGGACCAGCCCGGCGAAGTCGGCGCCGGCGGGCATCCGGTCGCTGTGGAAGCCGTCCGAGCAGCCGAACTTGGCGAGGTCCTCGGCGGGCAGGTAGGTGCGTCCGTTGCCGGCGTCCTCGCGAACGTCGCGCAGGATGTTGGTGAGTTGCAGGGCGAGGCCGAGGGTGTCGGCGTACTCCGCGGCGCGCGCGGAGTCGGAAGCCCCGAGGGCGGAGCCGTTCACCGTGCCGAACACGCCGAGCGAGAGCCGCCCGATGGCTCCGGCCACGCAGCGGCAGTAGGTCCTGAGGCCGTCCCACGTCTCGTAGGTCTCGCCGCGGACGTCCATCAGGACCCCGTCGATGAGTTCGTCGAGGCCGCCGAGCGGGATGGGGAAGCGGCGCGCGGCGTGCGCGAGGGCGACGGCGACCGGGTCGGTGTCGTCCTCGTCGATCTCCTCGGCCCGGATCCGCCCGAGCAGGGCGCGGGTCTCCTCGAGCCGGGCGAACTTGGCCTCGGGCGCCAGCGTGCCGTCGCCGATGTCGTCGACCCGCCGCGAGAAGGCGTACAGCGCGGACATCGCCTGCCGCTTGTCGTTCGGCAGCAGCCGGATGCCGTAGGCGAAGTTGCGTGCCTGGGCACCGGTGACGGCCTCGCAGTAGCTGTAGGCGGCCTGGACCGGTGCGGACACGTGTGTGGGGCCCTCCACGGTCGGGCTCACCCCTTTCTCGGCGCTGTGCGCAGGACGGCGGCCACCTCGCGGAGCAGGCCGCTCTTGGTGGGCTTGGGCGGGCCGGGGAGGACGTCGAAGCCGGCGGCGGTGACGGCTCGCAGGGCCGCACGCCCCCCTCCCACGAAGCCCGCGAGCAGCAGCCGGAGTCTGCCGTGCACGCTACCCACGAGCGGGGTGCCTTCATTCAGCAGCTCGCGTGCGCGATCGCATTCGAATGCGATCAGGGAGCGCACGGACGCGCCGGCGGTCGGGGCCGCGAGCTCCGCCTCGGTCACGTGGAAGCGGTGCATGTGCTCGGCGGGCAGGTAGATCCGGTCGCGGCCGAGGTCCTCGGCGACGTCCTGGACGTGTTCGACGATCTGCAGGGCGGTGCAGACGGCGTCGGAGCGGCGGATCCGTTCGGGGGTGCTGGTGCCGGTGAGGGAGAGCACGAGGCGGCCGACCGGGTTCGCGGACAGCTCGCAGTAGCCGAGCAGGTCCGCGTACGTCCCGTAGCGCGCGACGTACTGGTCCTGGCGGTTGGCCTCGATGAGTCCGAGGAACGGCTCGGGGGTCAGGTCGTGGGCGCGCACGACGGGCCGCAAAGCCTGCAGCAGCGGGTGCCGCGGGGGGCCGTCCGTGCCGCCGAACACCCGGTGCAGATCCGCCTCGAGGGCGTCGAGCATGGCGAGCCGGTCGTCGACGGCGGCGGGGTCCAGGCCGAGGAGGACGGCGTCGCGGCCCCCGGGGGCGAGGTCGCCGTCGCCGATGTCGTCGACGAGGCGGGCGTAGCCGTAGACGGCGGTCAGTCCGTCGCGCCAGGCGCGGGGCAGGAAGACGGGGGCGACGGGGAAGTTCTCCGCCGTCGCCTTGTCGAGGGTGGCGTTCACGTGGACCGTGTCGGACAGGGGCCGGATGCCGTGCCCCGGGGTCACCGCCCGCCGCCCGGGGCGGGGACGGCCGTTGTGCCTGGGGGCCGGAGAATTCCCGTAGCCATTGCCGTCACATCTCCCGTTCTACACTGCCGACCCATTACATCCTATTTCGGACACGCCGCCCGGGGATTCCCCGGGCCGCCCCAGAGCCCTTCACCTGCGGGGAATCGTCCCCTCTTGCCGTGATTGAGGACCGCCTCAGCTTACGCTGTAGAACGTCGCGGAGCCCTCCCGGGTATTCGCTCCGCCACCGAATGTCGCCGCGGAATGCGGGAGCACGATTGAGGCCCCCGCCGCGCTGAGCGGCGGGGGCCTTCGGGTGAAGCGGAAAAGCGCCGGAAGAGGGCGCCGCGCGACCCGGAGGTCAGCCGTTGGTGGCCTTCTCGTACGCCGAGACGACTTCCTCGGTGGGCCCGTCCATCAGGAGCTCACCCTTCTCCAGCCACAGCACCCGGTCACAGGTGTCACGGATGGACTTGTTGTTGTGGCTCACCAGGAACACCGTGCCGGCCTTCTGCCGCAGTTCGCGGATCCGGTCCTCCGAACGCACCTGGAAGCTGCGGTCACCGGTGGCCAGCGCCTCGTCGATCATCAGAACGTCGTGGTCCTTGGCCGCCGCGATGGAGAAGCGCAGACGCGCCGCCATACCGGAGGAATAGGTACGCATCGGCAGGGAGATGAAGTCGCCCTTCTCGTTGATGCCCGAGAAGTCGACGATGCTCTGGTAACGCTGCCTGATCTGCTCGCGGGTCATACCCATCGCGAGACCGCCGAGAACGACGTTCCGCTCGCCGGTGAGGTCGTTCATCAGGGCCGCGTTGACACCCAGCAGCGAGGGCTGGCCGTCGGTGTAGACCTTGCCCTCCTCGCAGGGCAGCAGGCCCGCGATGGCGCGCAGCAGGGTCGACTTGCCGGAGCCGTTGGAACCGATGAGGCCGATGGCCTCGCCGCGGTAGGCGGTGAAGGAGACCCCGCGCACGGCGTGGACCCGCCGGACGCCCGGGGCGTCGCCCTTCTTCCGGCGGATTATCTTGCTGAGCGCGGCGGTGGCCGCGCCCTTGCCGGCGCTGCCGGTGTTGACCCGGTAGACGATGTGGACGTCGTCCGCGATCACGGTGGGGATGCGCCCCTGGGTGTTGTCAGCCACGGCCGTAACGCTCCTCAGACTTCCAGAAGTACACGAAGCCGCCGATGCCGATCACCACGGCCCAGCCCACCGCGAAGGCCCACACGTGCGGAGGCAGGTTGCTGCTGCCGTAGTCGTCGATCAGCGCGAACCGGATGAGGTCCATGTAGATCGCGACCGGGTTCCACAGCAGCACGTCGCTGATCCACTGGGGCTGGTCCTCGAGGTAGATCCCGATCGGGAACATGACCCCGGAGGCGTACATCCAGGTACGCATCACGAACGGCATCAGCTGCGCCAGGTCGGGGGTCTTGGAACCCATCCGCGCGAAGATCATGGCGAGGCCTGTGTTGAAGACGAACTGGAGCGCCAGGGTCGGGACGACCAGCAGCCACGAGAGCCGCGGGTAATTGCCGAAGGCAACGGCGATCACGAAGACGACGATCATCGAGTACAGCAGCTGCTGGAGCTGCTGGAGCGAGAAGGACACCGGCAGCGAGGCGCGCGGGAAGTGCAGCGCGCGCACCAGGCCGAGGTTCCCGGAGATCGCCCGGACACCCGCCATCACCGAGCTCTGGGTGAAGGTGAAGACGAAGATGCCCATCATCAGGAACGGGACGTAGACGCCCTTGGGCATCTCCCGGCCCGCGCCGAGGATCAGGCCGAAGATCAGCCAGTAGACGGCCGCGTTCAGCAGCGGGGTGGCCACCTGCCAGACCTGGCCGAGCTTCGCCTGGCTGTACTGCGCGACCAGCTTGGCCCTGGAGAAGGCCATGATGAAGTGGCGCCGGCCCCAGAGCTGCCGCACGTACTCGCCCAGCCGCGGCCGGGCGCCGCTGACCGAGAGGCCGTACTTCCTGGCGAGCTCCGCGGGGCTCAGCCCCGCGTCGTCGGACGGCGGCCTGCTCGTGGCGAGGGCACCGTCGTGGGTTGTGTCACTCACAAGTTGAAACTTTCGTCTTCAAGATGCGGCCAGGTGGGCATCAGGCTGGTGGCTCGAGGCCCGTGATCGCGTCATGTTCCCAGACGCGGGCTGGTCAGATGACAGGAGGTCGGCCCAGCCGGGTCAACCGCCAGACCGTACGCCATCTCATCGGGCGGCGGGGTCCGCAGGGAGTGGTCCATCCCTCCCGGAAGCCGCCGAACCAGGCCTTGAGCGCGGGTACCGAAGGCCTGCGGGCGAGCGTCAGCAGGAGCCAGACGCCCACGTAGACCGGGACCAGCGGGGCGGGCAGGTTGCGGCGGGCGAGCCACACCCGGTTACGAGCCACCATACGGTGGTAGACCGCGTGCCGGGAGGGGGCAGTTGTCGGGTGCAGCAGCACCATGTCCGCCCGGTAGTCGATCAACCACCCTGCGTCGAGCGCCCGCCAGGCCAGATCGGTCTCCTCGTGCGCGTAGAAGAACTCCCCCGGCAGGGCTCCGACCTGCTCGAACACCGTCGTGCGGACGGCATTGGCGCCGCCCAGGAAGGTGGTGACGCGGGAGGAACGCATCGGGTCGGAGGCGCGCAGGCGCGGCACGTGCCGGCGCTGGGTGACACCGGTCTCGGGATCGGCGATCCGGAAGCTGATGATCCCGAGCGCGGGGTCCTCGGTGAAGGCCTGGCGGCACAGCTCGGCGGTGTCGGTGCGCTCCAGCAGGCCGTCGTCGTCCAGGAAGAGCAGCACGTCCACGTCACGGCCGCCGGGGCCGAAGGCCTCGATGCCGACGTTGCGCCCGCCCGGGATGCCGAGGTTCTCGGGCAGGTCGATGCTGCGGACACCCTCGGGCAGGCCGGTGACCTGCACGCCCTGGCCCACGACGACCACGTCGACGGGGGCGCCGTCCTGGCGGGCCACCGAGTCCAGGAGCGCCTTGAGCTCGTCGGGCCGGTTGCCCATGGTGATGATCACGGCGCCCAGCCGCAGCGGGGCACTCACTTGAGCCTGCTGGAGGCGAGGATGGACACCAGGTGCAGCACGGTCTGGAGCATCGCGATGCCGGCCAGTACGGCGACACCGACGCGGGACCAGTACAGGTCGCCCTGCACCTGGTCGACGACGG encodes:
- a CDS encoding ABC transporter permease, encoding MSDTTHDGALATSRPPSDDAGLSPAELARKYGLSVSGARPRLGEYVRQLWGRRHFIMAFSRAKLVAQYSQAKLGQVWQVATPLLNAAVYWLIFGLILGAGREMPKGVYVPFLMMGIFVFTFTQSSVMAGVRAISGNLGLVRALHFPRASLPVSFSLQQLQQLLYSMIVVFVIAVAFGNYPRLSWLLVVPTLALQFVFNTGLAMIFARMGSKTPDLAQLMPFVMRTWMYASGVMFPIGIYLEDQPQWISDVLLWNPVAIYMDLIRFALIDDYGSSNLPPHVWAFAVGWAVVIGIGGFVYFWKSEERYGRG
- the hpnC gene encoding squalene synthase HpnC, which translates into the protein MNATLDKATAENFPVAPVFLPRAWRDGLTAVYGYARLVDDIGDGDLAPGGRDAVLLGLDPAAVDDRLAMLDALEADLHRVFGGTDGPPRHPLLQALRPVVRAHDLTPEPFLGLIEANRQDQYVARYGTYADLLGYCELSANPVGRLVLSLTGTSTPERIRRSDAVCTALQIVEHVQDVAEDLGRDRIYLPAEHMHRFHVTEAELAAPTAGASVRSLIAFECDRARELLNEGTPLVGSVHGRLRLLLAGFVGGGRAALRAVTAAGFDVLPGPPKPTKSGLLREVAAVLRTAPRKG
- a CDS encoding glycosyltransferase family 2 protein translates to MGNRPDELKALLDSVARQDGAPVDVVVVGQGVQVTGLPEGVRSIDLPENLGIPGGRNVGIEAFGPGGRDVDVLLFLDDDGLLERTDTAELCRQAFTEDPALGIISFRIADPETGVTQRRHVPRLRASDPMRSSRVTTFLGGANAVRTTVFEQVGALPGEFFYAHEETDLAWRALDAGWLIDYRADMVLLHPTTAPSRHAVYHRMVARNRVWLARRNLPAPLVPVYVGVWLLLTLARRPSVPALKAWFGGFREGWTTPCGPRRPMRWRTVWRLTRLGRPPVI
- the hpnD gene encoding presqualene diphosphate synthase HpnD — protein: MSPTVEGPTHVSAPVQAAYSYCEAVTGAQARNFAYGIRLLPNDKRQAMSALYAFSRRVDDIGDGTLAPEAKFARLEETRALLGRIRAEEIDEDDTDPVAVALAHAARRFPIPLGGLDELIDGVLMDVRGETYETWDGLRTYCRCVAGAIGRLSLGVFGTVNGSALGASDSARAAEYADTLGLALQLTNILRDVREDAGNGRTYLPAEDLAKFGCSDGFHSDRMPAGADFAGLVHHEVRRARALFAEGYRLLPMLDRRSGACVAAMAGIYRRLLDRIEREPEAVLRGRVSLPPHEKAYVAVRGLSGLDARTVSRRSTRRRG
- a CDS encoding ABC transporter ATP-binding protein; amino-acid sequence: MADNTQGRIPTVIADDVHIVYRVNTGSAGKGAATAALSKIIRRKKGDAPGVRRVHAVRGVSFTAYRGEAIGLIGSNGSGKSTLLRAIAGLLPCEEGKVYTDGQPSLLGVNAALMNDLTGERNVVLGGLAMGMTREQIRQRYQSIVDFSGINEKGDFISLPMRTYSSGMAARLRFSIAAAKDHDVLMIDEALATGDRSFQVRSEDRIRELRQKAGTVFLVSHNNKSIRDTCDRVLWLEKGELLMDGPTEEVVSAYEKATNG